TCTTTTTTAACTTTCACAATCATTATAGTATCTCCTAACCTAGTAATTCTAACCGCTGTACCTATGGGCGTTCCAAAAGATAACCTCATTCCATCTTGTAATCGGTCTGCACCAGCAAATGCCATCATTTTGTTCTCTCTTAAAACGTGATGGGGATATTTAAGAACCCACATGAAGAACGCCGTTTCACTTCCAGTCTTTTTAGATAATGTTTTCAATGTTATTACTCTAGCTGCTTCTAAAGCATTATGTCTTATCTGACCCGTTTCAATGGCTACTAATCTAACTTCATAGTCATAATCACCATTTGGGTTTCCAGAAGTAAATTTAGTTATTTTCGGCTGTGGTACTCCAGCTATATATTCCTTCCTAGTGTACGCAGGGCCTGAGAAATGCCTATAGCATCTACCTGGTCTTAATGGCATCTTACATTCACATCTGTACTCTCATACTCGTAGGCTAAATATTTAACTTACACTATTAAGCGATTGTTGAAGATTCTTTATATGGAGTAATATTTCATCTGCAGTATTTCTAACTGTAAGGATGTCATTTGCGCGTTCTATCTTCATTTTTATAGTTATTTCTACTGAATTGTCTTTAGATCTGCTTTCTATTATCATATTTTTTGGTAAGTTAATATTATCAACACTTAGACTCTTTGCAATCACTTCTGCATTTTTACATTCCAATAATATTTTTAATTCTATCATCAATTTTTACAACTCCCTCTCTATCATGAATTTTAATGAAGTATCTACTTGTATAATAATTATCCCCTCTTTTTAATATTATAATCTTATCCTTTCTTATTTTCTGAAGCTGTAGAAAGATTAATTGTGCCATTAGGGGCGAATCGAAATTTTTAGCTTCTATGAGATAATATGATTGTTTAGAATCAATTAAATTTAATGTAAATCCCTTTGAGAAGGTTTGTCTAAATTTATCTATTAAGATTTCAGCATAGGAAGAAGATAATGACAATTGCAATAATTCACTACTCCCAATAGTATCAAAAAAATATATTGCTGAGAAGGCTAGTTCTAGAATATCATAATCTAAATAAAATACTCTTTCAGTAATTATATCATCCCTTGAAAATTTTGGGTTTTCTTTAATTATTAGTGAAATTATTCTAAAGAGTAGTGTATTTAATTGACTTTCATTTAACTCATCTAATCTAGTTACTTCATTCAAATTTATCTCCTTTATCATGTTTATAGTATTTTCTCTATTTCCAGTTAGGCCAGGAATATAGGGATCTATTGAAAGCATTAAAGACAAAAATAGCGGCAATGTCTTATAGCCTGGTATTTTAAGATTTTTTTCTACAATTACTCCTAAATTTCCTAAATCCTTTATTATATTTAATTCCCACTCCGTTAATTTTCTTCTCTCTACTATTGTGGAGCTTATTATCCCAGTAAGGGTAGGTAAAACGTCATCAGTTGTAATTGATAAATATGAACAATAAGAATTTTGTCCTAAAAAATATTTTTTACCGTTCTTATTATCTAGAAGCCATTTACCATTGTTATCCATTTTAAGTTCAATTTCGCAATTCTTAGAATTAAAGGAAAGAATGAATAAATTTTTAATATATTTAGAAATTATATACGAAAATAAAATAGGATCAGGAGAATAATAAGTACTAATACACAAGTTATCTTTTGGCTGTATGTTCCTTACAAATTCCCTTATCTCTTGGTGATTAGGCTCTCCTAAAAATACCTCCATTTTATCTCTTTAAAACTTCTTTTGACCATTTTTTAAGTTCTTCAAAGTTCATTTCCTTAAAGAATATGAATCCCAATAAATTGGAAACGATATAATTTAATCGCGTTAAAAATACATAAGATGGAGGTATAAATATTGATAATGCAAGTTCACCTACAATTGCTCCAGACGGTATAGGAATTAGTGTAGCAGCTTGGTATAGAAATGAAATGAAGATAGATAGTAAAATATTATGTAGAATATAATAGAAATATATGCCATATGAGACAAAGCTAAGCATTGCTATTAGGGTATATATAATAATATCTTTGTTAGTTCCTTGTCTAAGATACGATTTAAATTCCAGATAACTTGAAGATATGTGTTCTACTTTTATTATTTTAAATACAAATTCCTCTAATTTATTTAATTTAGATGACTGAAGGTAAAAGTAAGAGAGTGCTATTCCCCACCCAGCTATGTTAGATATTGTTATAAATATGAATATTATCTCTAATGGATTAAAATATAATGGAAGTAATAAGAGGTAACCAAAACATATTGCAAGGACGTCTATAGAACCAACTAGTATTGAGTAACTAAATGATTGCCTTAAATTAGGGCCATATTTATTATATACTAGACTCCTAGCCAATTCTTGTCCAGCCCAGCCAGGTATTAAAAGTCCTACCGCATTACCTACCATTCTAGCTTTCAAAGTTTTATCGATTCTAAGTTTAGTTAATAAAGAATCTTTAAAAGAATCAATACTATTTTGAATTAGATATGTCATGAAGAATAATATGAAAAATCTAGGATCCTCGGATAATATATAGGTTATATTAAGTTTAAAAATTATTGCATATATCCAAATTACTATAAATGGTAATATAATTGCTGCAATGTATTTTTTATCCAATTAGCTTCCCCTTTTTTCAAAGCAGCCTATTTTAGGATAACATAATATTGTTCTTCCTGAAGTTTTTGAAACTTTGGGTTTTTCAATGTTAAAATCTTCTGTAGGCAGTCTAAATATTCCACATTTAGGTTTTAATATTTTTTGGTTTAAAAATGGAAATTCTCTTAAAGAACAAGATTTACAGCTAATACTCTTTTGAATGTTAATTTTTTCAATTTCAATTTCCCTTGAGTCTATATAATAAAGCGAGTTGTCTATTACCCCTCTTAAGTGTTTAAGCATAAGACTAACCTGAATACTTGCCGTGAGCTCCACTATAAGTGGAGTAACTCCTATCACGTCACATGCGTTATATGTCTCTTCTCCAGTATTTGAATAATCTACAAAGCACGATAAGCATGAAGTTTTATTAGGGACGATTAACTTCGCTGAACCATACTCTCCATTTATTCCACCATATATTAATGGTATATTCATTTTTATTGCAGCGTCATTAAGTAATAATTTATAATATAAATTGTCTAATCCATCAAAGATATAATCCTTATTTATAATTATACTTTCTATATTTTTCTCATCTATTATATCTATTATATAGTTAATTTTTATTGTTGAATTTATTTTGGATAATTTATTAGCGCATACTTCAGCCTTGGGCTTACCTACGTCATCTTCCGTAAACAGATGAGTTCTATGCAAATTAGTTATATCAACTATATCAGCATCAATTACTGTTATCTCTCCTACTCCCAATCTTGCTAATAGTTCTGCTATTGTGCTCCCTAAAGCTCCACATCCTGCTATTAAAACTTTTAACTCGCTTAACTTCTGTTGAAGTTCTAGCCCTAATACTAATAATTGCCTTGAGTACCTTTCCACAAAAAATAATGTAGAATAACATTTAAAAATAAGTATTTGTTAGTAGATTTGGGGTTCGATATTGTTCCAATGGAAAAAGGTGGAAGTGATGGAGCTCCAATATCAATAGAGGAATTAAATAAGTTAAGAAGAGTTGCAGAAAGGGCTAGAAAAAACGTAATAAAAATGTTGTTTTACGATCAATCGATACATGTTGGATCCTCCCTTAGTAGTATAGAAATATTAACAACTTTGATATTTAGATATATAAGAAATCATTCAAATTTAGTAGATAAGGATTGGTTAATCTTAAGTAAAGGTCATGCAGCACCAGCTCTTTATGCAGTATTGGCTGAGAAAGGGTATATTAATGAGGATGAGTTGTGGAGAATTCAAGATATTTCTGGGTTACTTCAAGGTCATCCAGAAATCTTCATTCCTGGTGTTGACATGTCAACTGGTAGTCTAGGTCAAGGCTTAAGCTTCGGAATTGGAGTAGCAACTGGCATAAAAATGTCTGGAGGTAGTGGTAGAGTTTATGTGATTATGGGTGATGGTGAACAGGATGAAGGAGAAGTGTGGGAGGCTATGACTCATGCTGTAGTCAGAAACTTAGACAATTTGATAGCATTTATAGAGATGAACAATTTCCAACTAGATGGCCCTACAGATGAGATAAAACCGAAAAATTTCCTGCCTAAAGTGTGGGAAGCTGTAGGATGGAAGGTATTAAACTGTGATGGACATGACTTTATAAGTATTAGTAATGCGATTGATGAAGCTTTAAAGGCAGGAAAACCGGCAGTTATTTTTGCTAATACCATAAGAGGTAAAGGTTTTCCCGCAATAGAAAATACTAAAAAACAGAGGTCTAGTCCAGATGATGCAAGGAAATCTTTACTCGATGCGTGAAACATTCGGTAAGCTGTTAGCAGAATTAGGAGAAACAGAAAAAGATCTAATCGTAATTACTGCAGATGTAGGTGATTCTACAAGAGCTATGTATTTTAGAGAAAAATTTAAAGATAGATATTTTAATGTAGGAATATCAGAACAAGATATGGTAAATTTCGCTGCTGGTTTAGCTGCAGTGGGAAAGAAACCTGCTATAGTTAATTTCGCAATGTTTCTTATGAGAGCATGGGAACAAATAAGGAATAGCGTAGCTAGAA
The genomic region above belongs to Saccharolobus caldissimus and contains:
- a CDS encoding transketolase; translation: MEKGGSDGAPISIEELNKLRRVAERARKNVIKMLFYDQSIHVGSSLSSIEILTTLIFRYIRNHSNLVDKDWLILSKGHAAPALYAVLAEKGYINEDELWRIQDISGLLQGHPEIFIPGVDMSTGSLGQGLSFGIGVATGIKMSGGSGRVYVIMGDGEQDEGEVWEAMTHAVVRNLDNLIAFIEMNNFQLDGPTDEIKPKNFLPKVWEAVGWKVLNCDGHDFISISNAIDEALKAGKPAVIFANTIRGKGFPAIENTKKQRSSPDDARKSLLDA
- a CDS encoding HesA/MoeB/ThiF family protein, whose amino-acid sequence is MERYSRQLLVLGLELQQKLSELKVLIAGCGALGSTIAELLARLGVGEITVIDADIVDITNLHRTHLFTEDDVGKPKAEVCANKLSKINSTIKINYIIDIIDEKNIESIIINKDYIFDGLDNLYYKLLLNDAAIKMNIPLIYGGINGEYGSAKLIVPNKTSCLSCFVDYSNTGEETYNACDVIGVTPLIVELTASIQVSLMLKHLRGVIDNSLYYIDSREIEIEKINIQKSISCKSCSLREFPFLNQKILKPKCGIFRLPTEDFNIEKPKVSKTSGRTILCYPKIGCFEKRGS
- a CDS encoding 50S ribosomal protein L16; the protein is MPLRPGRCYRHFSGPAYTRKEYIAGVPQPKITKFTSGNPNGDYDYEVRLVAIETGQIRHNALEAARVITLKTLSKKTGSETAFFMWVLKYPHHVLRENKMMAFAGADRLQDGMRLSFGTPIGTAVRITRLGDTIMIVKVKKEHLEFAKEALRVASKKLPLRTRIDIIPLKAMKQEALS
- a CDS encoding KEOPS complex subunit Pcc1 yields the protein MIELKILLECKNAEVIAKSLSVDNINLPKNMIIESRSKDNSVEITIKMKIERANDILTVRNTADEILLHIKNLQQSLNSVS
- a CDS encoding flippase-like domain-containing protein gives rise to the protein MDKKYIAAIILPFIVIWIYAIIFKLNITYILSEDPRFFILFFMTYLIQNSIDSFKDSLLTKLRIDKTLKARMVGNAVGLLIPGWAGQELARSLVYNKYGPNLRQSFSYSILVGSIDVLAICFGYLLLLPLYFNPLEIIFIFITISNIAGWGIALSYFYLQSSKLNKLEEFVFKIIKVEHISSSYLEFKSYLRQGTNKDIIIYTLIAMLSFVSYGIYFYYILHNILLSIFISFLYQAATLIPIPSGAIVGELALSIFIPPSYVFLTRLNYIVSNLLGFIFFKEMNFEELKKWSKEVLKR
- a CDS encoding single-stranded DNA exonuclease; the protein is MEVFLGEPNHQEIREFVRNIQPKDNLCISTYYSPDPILFSYIISKYIKNLFILSFNSKNCEIELKMDNNGKWLLDNKNGKKYFLGQNSYCSYLSITTDDVLPTLTGIISSTIVERRKLTEWELNIIKDLGNLGVIVEKNLKIPGYKTLPLFLSLMLSIDPYIPGLTGNRENTINMIKEINLNEVTRLDELNESQLNTLLFRIISLIIKENPKFSRDDIITERVFYLDYDILELAFSAIYFFDTIGSSELLQLSLSSSYAEILIDKFRQTFSKGFTLNLIDSKQSYYLIEAKNFDSPLMAQLIFLQLQKIRKDKIIILKRGDNYYTSRYFIKIHDREGVVKIDDRIKNIIGM